A stretch of DNA from Lycium ferocissimum isolate CSIRO_LF1 chromosome 4, AGI_CSIRO_Lferr_CH_V1, whole genome shotgun sequence:
ATGATGCAGCCGCGACAATCAGGTTGTTGCATTATGCATGCACATATAGTTGTCCCGTCCAAATTACTTGCAGATCTAATATGCTCCGAACTAAACAAATTCTATGGTAGAAAATGGTCGACGTATGATGAAATCAATTTGGTAATGCATGATGCATGACAATCATTTTGGACTCAAGTTGTCAGCGGCCCCGTATGTGCTATGTGCTGACATTAAACAAGTGCATAGCCAATGCATGACTAAAAAATATCATTATTAAAAGACAAACTGAAAATGGGTTGCCTCTTGCCAGGGTACAACATAAGCAGAGCCTAAGTGAATAATTTCTGATACCAAAAGAGGTGGGCATGTAGCAAAGTAAATACTATGCCTGAGCAGCAGCACTTCGACAGGCAAACAACAGTACGTAGAGAAACAGAACTACAGTCTTCATCAAAATGCTACCTTAACAATAACAAGAAGTTCCTAAGTTCAACGACAAATGTAAAAGctccaaaacataaaacataacaaCACTAGATAATCACTGCAGTAGTAACTAGCAGTTTGGTCTTAAGACCTACAGACTGCATGTACTATAAAGACACTGAAATGAAACATAACGAGTGGTGCCACCAAGGTCAGAGCAACGAGAACAGCATCTTCAACATTCTTCCAACAGCTCCTAAAAGTGCTACACACAAAAAAGAAGTAAACATTTATAAGCAAAAATCATAGCACATCTAGCTAGATACCGAGTTATGGACAGCACCAAGATAGATAAAAACTTAGGAAGTCTTACCTTATCAATAACTAGATGATCAACCATCTCCAGAGGCAAGCTGAGTGGAATAAACTACTTAACAGGCATAATTGGACTCACAGGAGGAACGCTAAAAGGGAAGATACCAAAAACCAGGAACCGAAAAGGATACAACTAACTACAAATTCCCTTTCCCGATTTTCATTCCAAAAAACAGAAAATTGGTTAAAGGGAAAAAACTTCAAGAGGAAGAAGTAGGAGTTAGATCCTATTCAAAGtcaaagagaagaagaaataacACAGACAAAAGGTATAATGACCAGCCAATTCAGGCATTCAAGGAATAGCAAGGACTCAGATAAACCAAATTATCCTATTCTAGTCGTGAATTTGAATCtacaaagagagagagaaggttACGATGCAAGATTGGATGAAACGGCTAAGAGTTTGGTAACTGACTAGAACAGAAGTCTAAAGGGAAGTTAACTAATCTGGTAAGGTCTAAGATATATACAATATCTCTGACAAACAGAATCTCTAAAGGAACAATCCTATGACAAGTAGAACCAAGAATGAGAATTGATGGTTATGATGAAGTGATCTCCGGAGCATTGTCGATAGTTGAGCAACAACTTCTGCAACCTCTACAAAGAACTACAAGCTATCTATTAATTACTACAATAGGAGCATTGCACTCAACACCCAGTTTCTTCTTCCACTGATATATGCACAAGCGCACATAAATGCACGAACTTTGAATGTACCTGGAGACAGTTGACCATCCAGCCATTGCTCATATCGAATTTCCCTTAAAACAAACACTCTTACCAGGTGCTGAAACTTCACTACTGAACTAAAGCTGTTCTCTACCATGACAAACACTAAGCAAAACCATAACTTTCAAACTAAAGAGTAAAAACTGATTTATTCACCATTTGTACTTTCTACTATTACCCAATACGAAAACTACATAATCCCCTACTAAGCTGCTACTCAGCACTCCAACCACACATTCATCCATCTATAATTTCAAGGTTGAGCATGCGACGAAGAGTCTGTGTCGCAGAGTCAGTACTGTCAAATACAATTCCTGGAGAAGGACCACGCTCCCTGGTTGGGGATGCTGGTGCTGACTTGGCAACGGGACGTAAATCAATATCAGACGCTGAAGCAGGAAATTCAAGAGAGGCAGTCCTTTTAGGCCTGAGAGAAAATTTGGGCATGGGCAAAGAACTAGGGGAAGGAGAATTTGAATATGCTGGTCCCGCCCATAGTTCAGAAAATGGAAACTCATCATTCAAGAAAACCTCATTCCTAGAACCAACATCCACTTTGAGGTTAAATGGTATCGCAACCGTGCTACTTCTGCCTGGTTTTCTTGATTTCGTTTGATCTTCAGAGTAAGACTTAACAGTATTAACAGGCAGTGATGCTAAAGGTGATCGTGTTTTGGGAGACAAAGAACCCGAGGAGGGCCGTTTAGTGCCAGGTATCTTGCAAGACTTAGATTGGGTTTGAAATGAACCTGCTCGGGACTCAAAAGCCCGGCAATTAGGAGGTGAACCAAATGACTCAAATCGAGTAGGATCATGTGCCCTACTTCTCCCATAGTATTGATTCCGATGCTGAGCAACAACAATCATTTTCAACTGAgttaacaaccaattcaatcaaaCTCCACTATAACTCACTATCTTATCGACAAGCCTGATGATCTAACAAGAAACAAAGAGGTCAAAGACTCGTATTGGGGCTTCTCAAACCACCAGTTTATCAGCAAATCAAAATCACTATCAATTTATCCAAACAGATCTTCCTCCAACATACACCTGTACGTAAAATTTATCCAAAAAGGAAGCAAACAGAGCAAAACGAAGAACATATCAGACGAATTTCATGAGATCAAAACAAATCagtaaattaaaatcataacaaccaaaacaaaaaatgcaaaaaaactTATAGCATCATATAACACAACTACCACATCTCAATTACATGTAAACCGACTTTGTACCAATACAAAAAACTAAATTATactaaattccttttttttttttttcttttttgagaagGAAAATTATGCTGAAGGGTGAAGTGGTGGTTTTGAATTTAACACAATATGAATTTAGTAAATTATACTAAATTAATATTCTGTTGAATTCAAAACCACCACTTTACCCTTCAGTTTCTTCAGATCTATAAGCAACAACAAACAAGAACATACCCAGTGCAATCTCATGTTCAGATCTATAATCCAGTAACAAAATGGAAGTAAATAACAGTTATATTACATGAGATCAAAGTTGTAAATTTCATTTTGCAGTAAAGATTCAATAAAATTACCTGATGTCAGTAAGTATATAGTGAAGCAGAGTGTCTTGGAAGTGTGATTTAGGGTGAGATTTTTCTCCCTAACCTAACAAATTTTGTTTATTGAATATGAACAAGTaaaatactactactactactactaatttGTATGATTATGTGCGCTCTTTGTATTATCGAGCCACCATAAATTCAGCCACTAAGCTTTTTTGAAACCTGAATCCCCGGATCTGAAATCAACTCAAAGTTGTATTTAAATTTCGTCACAGCTCCAGCGGCGTGTGGGTCATGTGTACTTTTGCCCTTATTTTGTAGTCGTTTGCACGTTGCAATTTCATGTCATGACATAAATTAGCGTttagtattgtgatttcattttATAGTTTCATATAATGAGATAAAAATCCAAATCATTCAAAAAAACATgatatcaaaaaatttaaatataaaatttaactcataagtttatattttataaaaaaagacttaaaaattggtaaatatttttaacaattactccaacTAACTATTTATCAATCTCATTAACTtttaccaacctttatttatgttctATCTGTTTCCAAACACATTACCACATCAATGAATTAGCTGGCTTTTAcaataaaatgattttcaatAATGCTCATTATAATTTTTCAGTGAACAGACTATCAGCCAAACCTCTGTAAAATGAGTAACCAAATGACCATCATTTCCTTctataagaattgggaaagttttaatagttttcacaatttgtatGGTTTATAtatctaaaagaaaaaatacatattaagaaattcaaatggcatgtccaaacataatttcaaatcacgGTTTCATCTCAtagtttcaaatcatgtccaaacggcttaTTTGTGCATGTCTTTAGTATATGCCCctagtaattaaaaaaaattgctgaGGCATTAGCTTATATTTTCATATcgtaatatctcacaagttatgcCCTAGCATAGAGTTTCTAAAGAACTcagggctcgtttggtatgatgAATAAGTAAAAATACTTCTAGGATAAAATTTAGTGCCATCTTATCCTACATTTGTTTGGAATAAAACCCCGAGATAACTAATcttgggattagttatcccaggattatagtattattttatcCTACATTGAGGGGTCATTTGGTTTGAATACAAGTTATGATGGGATAAGTTATACTGAGATTATTTatgttgggattagttatcctgatattatttcttattgattgtttggtttgttgtattaaaagtaACATGCATTGCCTAACTTTTACGAAAAAAttgtttgtttacaaaaatatcctccaCCTTATGTAGTAGAAAAAGGGTTTTGAGAACCTCAGggctattttagtcaatttctctattttatcctgggataactaTTCCACCCTCTGCTGGGTATAAGTTATCCCAGTACTATTTttaatcctgggataacttattCCACGATTAGTAACCAAATAAAGGATAAGGtggtactaaatttttatctcattactatttttgcttatccatcataccaaaccaTCCTTGAGGATGGAATAACAGTCCCAAGATAACTAATCCCAAAATTAGTTATATCGGGATAACTTGTTTTCTAACCAAACGAACCCTTAAGCTAAATATAAGTTTAATTTTGAAAGGCAAAACGTAAAGACCGGCCCatttaaggggcaaaaattaaagaccaacccatttgaaagacaaaccgtgcaatttcttctacAATTAGCCTGGGAGAATACCACATATACTCCCATGCATATTTGTTTAAAGAAAATCTTATAGagttatatatagaaaaaacatatttttatgCCGGTTTAGTTCGACTTTCCTTTCTTAATACCAAACTAAGCCAAAGCAAATACTATATTTGATTCTTTTGAATTGGATTAATTCGATTTTTGAGTTTGATCCGATATTGGTTTGAATACTTTTGCACGTAGGAatgatattttcttttatttcttcaaatgtGACGAAAAGTCTATTTACacgcattaaaaaaaaaaaaaaaatacacgcATTTGGTATTTATCGGTTAACTATAGGTGAGGCAAAAATGTATGCAGTGGAGACAAATATTttgcattcatttcattcatttttttgcgcggagtgcccttcgtttggggtggtctttaaatttttacttttcatttgaaatctttaaaatttgcccttcggctaacacccgcATGGGTTCCCAGTTGAACCCATATGCgcgatcaaaattttaaaaaaaaaattcgcaagagcgagtttaaatttcgctatctttggaccggcatacttttgttaaggaattaccaaagttatgcggaccccgACATCTGTACTGCCTtgtgggcggacttggcataagtatctgcgagcataactttgataattccttcacaaagttatcttggTCCCTTAAAGTTGCGCCCATTAAAAGTATCTTGtaggcataactttgtgaaggaattatcaaagttatgcggaccgtatctatgccttatggggcggaCTTAgcgcataagtatgcgggtcgtatctttgataattccttctaAAATTATCCGGGTCCCGGCTTACTAAAGTTTGcccgttaaaagtatgcccccggCGTAactgtgaaggaattatcaaagttatgcggaccgacatacttatgccaagtcgccCGTAAAGCATGAGTATGCGGGTCCGGCGtataaatgtgtaattccttaacaagtgtatctttgttagcggcatagcgaaatttaaagctgccttgcgatttttttttaaattttggcgtgggttcgaacctagaacctatggatgttagccgaagggcaaaatttaaacatttcaaatatgaggggcaaaatttaaagaccaccccaaaagaagggcaattctgcgaattgccccatTTCATTTGTATAAATGATGACAGCAGacgtgtttttatttttttattttcgggGGTTACATGTTACCTATTACTAATGTAGTTATCAAGTAACCCTATCCGTTAAGTTTTATGCGGAAGGTAAAGTTACCAAACTCTATCCATCAAAGTCCATGCGGATGGAaaaattaccattttttttttttttttttttttgtctttcattgaaatttaaattataatCCTCGTAATTTTCATTCGTTGCATTGATCACTAGGTCAGTTTCTTAAATGCCTACTGATTATATTCTTTATGTACTTTGTTTTAAGctgattaaatatttttttttttaaaatgttggaGCAATCAGGTAAATTTTGTAAGTTTTGAGATGCGGAGGACAACATCTTTAAGATATTAATTGTATCCACAATGAAcatttgttgttgatattgacaGTAAACCTCACGGGATACATCGAAGTATTCAAAACCTAAAAGCAGCAATTCCTGAAGATTTTCGTTAAGAGCTTCtcttaacaacaataacatactcgGTGTAATTTCACAAGTAAAGTCTGGAGGTGTGGTGTGTACACATCCTTACCCTTATCTTTTGAAGATAGAGAAGCTGTTTCAAAAAACTTCTCTTAAAAGCAAAAGAATTCATTAAGAAAACGACAGTAAGAACGGAAGAATTCGTTGAGAAAATTGTTGAAAGAGTTGATTGGTTATAGTGTCAAAACAAGAAAGTTAAGATTTTGGATAGTATATGCCTACACAAATTGCCATGTATATTTCTCTCAGTGTCGTCTTTCCACACAAACTATGTCTCTTAAAAAAACTAGTGGCATTTGGCCTGTGCTAAGCCCAGGCCCAAACTaacattaaaaattatattttcagttatctttttcattttctactcttactttttaatttttgttacaTCAATCGACAACTCTTCAAGatttctaaaatattaaagcatagaaaatatttgaaagttaCGGGAGAACATTTTTTAGATTATATTTtagattttaatttcttttcaaattaatGCATACACAATAGCTCTTTCATTTTCTATTTCTTGAAAGTTTTTGAGACTATAATCTCTAATTATCCACATTAAGCTTTATCATATGTAGAACTAATGTCAtatgtttttttgtttgaattaaACTCATATTATCTATAACACTTTTGTTTTTGCAAAAAAGAATATTACGATATTCAAGTAacgtaaaaaatatttaatgctacggatatttttgaaatatgatgaaaacaatgaagttaacttataaataaatgtAGAATTTTAAGCTAGATGATTACAAGTTTTGGTACTGCAAAATACTTTTCAGCGTTCCTTCAAATTAGACAAcacaattattttttgaaaagtatatgaaaatacatttttttttcttactttataAATCTTCTTTAAACTTCCAAAAGGAAGTTAACCCTTTTTTCCTAAATTAGGTAAAACATTGATTATACCATAttgcaaaaaaaatttagacactaaaaaaatgtgaaatttttgcttttttttttttttgcaacttttaaGTATTATTGCCATTTGGACAGTtaagtatatattttcttataaatataagttttttaaacattttcaaatatatacgtGAACATAACACGTTATAGTTCGCCTTTCAATGTAATCATTTGATACGTGAACATAACACGTTATAGTTCTCTTTTCAATGTAATCATTTGTTAGGTAAAATTTATGTTAAAAGAGTGTGCACGTAAAATTAGATTAATCAACTTTCATCCTTTGAAACCCCTTTTTAAATTGAGATGGAAGGACTAAGatttacattttaaaaatatttaacaatgttattatttgtgttttattttaattgagaACTTACCCAAGTGAAATATTTGTTGATTACTTGTGTTTGCCAGCATATGCATATTCCGACATTATTACTACACAcaaaattcaatcaatttttaaaGTATGACCGAAAATtataattagaaaataaaagTTCTAACTGTACTCTCTTCGTTTCAAAATAGTTGTCATGTCTCGTTGTTCGAGActaaatttaattaatatttgGAACCAAATTAAATTTGACTAGATCAATTTATAAATGAAAATTTAGATACTTGAAAGTTATacgaaaaatactataagtcataATTCTTCTCGTACGAAAGTAAGTTACTGTCTTATTAATAGTGGAGAAAAATTGGTTAGTTTACATAAAATTCGTTAGAATAATTAAGTTAATCATGAACTAATTCTCTGTTAAAGGAGAAAAATCAAATCATGTGCACAAAGAAGGAAGTTTGAAAAGTCTTTACTAAGTGTCCCGTGATGATTTGTCCAACAGtcaatggaaaaaaattatttaccaCAACAACATCAGATCAGGAGCCGCTCAGACATGATTTCAtcccatgtttggacatgcaatttggatttcttaagttgcagctttttttataaacataaaaacctcacaagttgtgaaaaccataaaaaaaaattcaattcttatacaatcttaccaaacgAGTAAATTATAGTTCATCATAAAATTAATACgttactagaaggcctttctaaaaaatataatattaattgatcaaattttagttcaataaaaaggaaaatttaacatgaatagtaatgtaactactctttaatataatcctcccacattgTACGAacaatatatctaccaacttatgagtctttttttataaaatataaacgtatgggtcaaatcttacatttatattttttgaaatcatgatttcaaatcccaaatcatgcctttttggatgatttgggatttcgtatcatgagatgaaatcggaAGATGAAATCGCGTGTCCAAACGCTGACTTTatctcatgatttcatctcatgagataaaatcgcatgtccaaataCCTACTAAGACAAACTTCAAAGTACTAACATAAAACACCTAAAATGCCCTCGTGAAGACTACAAAAAACTGTTttgctttttaaaatttaattttaaaataagggATAAGACATAAGTACCTCTTCAAACTATATCCGAAGTTTCAGAAACACACTTTATTTTTACTGGGATCATATTACCTTCTAAACTATTTTAAAGTATAATAAATACACCATTTAATGCTGAGGTGACATAGAGAGTGTACTCACTCTCCTGGAGGCACGTGAGAGACGAAAAATGAGATAAATTTCTGaacaatatatacacatgtcttTATTTAATCGGATAATTCTACAATTAATTAGTACACATAACTAATTAACATTACAACAATCTAATTTTCAagaacctaaaaaaaaaaaggcaatgtttttcatttttgggtctcaaaattcaaccaaaactcaattaAATCTGCACCAATCAAGCTCAAATTTCAACTACaactttacaacaacaaccaccaaactCCAATAATCAATTTGTCCAAAAATCAAGAATTTCGacaaacccatttttttttttcttcaagctttttcaAGGTTCAACAATGGTGGTTTCGAAATTCTTTCTCCATTTTCGAATCTCATATGCAACTAAGGATGTAGAATGAGTTTAGCACTTAATCTCAACTTTAAAACTTCAACAACCTTTAAATCTACTTAAGACCTTCAATTCTTTTTCAAGTTCGTACAAGaatataacaataacaattctccttttcatttttctaaatataaagtgatattttcattatatttttttttaataaacaagtaaacaaaaaggaagaaaatgaaattgattttaaaaaaaaattgcaaaattacACGTGGCGGATTTCCTCGAAGGACTTTGGTTTTCTGTACCACGTCAACACTTAAGGTTTCATTTATTACACTTTAAAATAATGCACGGGTTAATAGAACCCCGTTAAAGAAAAGATGCGTCCCTAGAACTTCGGGTTTAGTTCCGGAGTACTTATGCCTTATcgcttaaaataaaaaataagtaccACTACTAAAATAGTTATCACAATTGGACATGCACCTACTAGTGACTTATTTTGTTGCGGCACATCTTACAACCTGTTTGGATGATTATTATCTATTGTTTCTTATTGTTGCTCTAAATTGTATTGTTTTTATTGTTACTTAAATTTATTGGATCGTATATGTCATTGTGTAACGatgaaaaatatcattttaTGCAATGACTATTTGGTATGATTGCATTGGTACCTTATTTTTTCTCGTCTTGCCCTTActtatttgataattttattttacgcttcactttatatttttataattactCACTCTGTGCTATATCTTTTTCtttgtaataatattttatttttctaaatttctgACGCATAATATTATAACGATATAATTCAAAGCAATATAATACAATACACTACAATACATTATGAAACGTTATGTAACGATCATCCAAACAAGGTGTTATTCACATAGATGAAATCCTCATTCAAAATAGTTAATGGTAAAAGCACACCCGAAGTATCACTTTTTTGTGAGTTTTCTACACAACTATTAGGTGTTTGCATTTTCTACATGAACTATCACTAGCAGATTCAGAATTTTCACTCAGGGGGTcggaaaaaacaacaaaagctaaatataaaaaataatgttgtttcTAGGAATCGAACTTAGAATgctagagacaattttgaacactCCGGACCACTTGAGCTAatcttttgcatttgttcaaAGTATTCAAAGTTAATATCTGTATATAAACACAAAATCtatcctatatatacactgtaattttttatcGAGGGTGTTTGGGTCACCACCCTCTAAATCCGCCCGTCGACTAGTATCTGATGGTGCTGGAAACTCGCAAAAAAGTGACACTTtagatgtgtttttgaccattatctcttaattttttttatttttttcaattaattccTTTAATTATCCGCGTGGAGTGTCATTTGGCAccatttttaaaccaaaaaaaaaaggaaagagaatgtACATCACGCACCATTAGATTCTAGTCGatgtgtgttttgataaataattggtgatagttcagACACAAAGAGCcagtttggattggcttataagttggtcaaactagcttataagccatttttatcttatttgagtgtttggtaaaaatagaaaacaacttaaattaagttaaaaagtgcttaaaataagccaaaatcaaAAAGTTGCTCAACccgaacttatttttttggcttaaaagccattttgatttgaccaacaactttacccttttatcccttatattttctattaattccAATATTATCCTTATTTCTAAAAatcttttaagcacttttatccaaacacgtgattacttatttataaaataactttcagcatttaaaaagtactttaacCACTCATACTTAAAAATCACCttttttcagctaatccaaacgaACTCAAATACTTGATAGTTAGGTaagtaaaatacaaaaaataatactTCAAGCGTGGTTTTGACCAGCATTCAAAATGAATAGCTTTACATTAACGCTTCATTAGGAGTAGGAGGGCTACCAATAAATTAACAAACAGGAAGTGCATCCAAACCTTATTACAGCAACTACCAATGTACTgtgtattttcattttttgttgcGTTGACGTCATTTTCTGGTATTTGGACCAATCAGATTGCGTTATTTTCAAAACTAGCCTacacaataataaataaataaaataaatagaaaaacaatagaaaccaaagaaaaaatcTCTAGTAATTATTTACACCTACATGAGCCTTGTTCCCCATCGAGCGATCACTGAAAATCTTCACCAATTCTGATCTATAAACCTCTCTCTCCCTAGAATTTCAGGTTTAACATTTATCCCttcatatatattatgtatgtatgtaccaATATGAATGATGTTCAATGCTATGTTTATGTGAATGCATTCAATTTTCGAATTCGGTAGATTTCAGACTTACAATTTCTGTTACGGATCTAATTGAATTGCGTTTTCTGTTACAGATCCAAGTCATTGAAAACCCTGTTCGAGAAAATCACTTTTAACGGTAACGGTTTCCGTGAGCAGAACGACGCCGTTTTGTTGCTGCCGGCGTCGGCgtctttcaattccattaacatcTTAGCaggtgagttttttttttttaattatcatttACGGCTCTAATTCTAATACATTTCATTGAGTTGGAATTTGTTTAGTTGGGAATTTTGGTAATAATAATCAATGGCAAGTTTCAACTTTTTTACTTTCACCATAAATCATAGGCAGGTTGATCGCTTTATTaagagttaatggtcaaaaacacacctaaatTATCACCTTTTCGCGAGTTTCATACATCAACTATCTATTGTTCCATTTACCAACCTAAACTATCACTCTCTttttgtattaaaacacacctctaTGCTGAGTTGGGCTCCACGTGCCTGTCGGTTGGGAACAAATATTTGGCCAACTCAGCATTGAggtgtttttttaataaagggAGTGATAGTTTAAGTAGGTAATTGGAACAATGGATAGTTAAGGTATGAAACTAGCGAAcaagtgatagtttaggtgtgttttttgaccattaactcttgggaaaatt
This window harbors:
- the LOC132053073 gene encoding uncharacterized protein LOC132053073, encoding MIVVAQHRNQYYGRSRAHDPTRFESFGSPPNCRAFESRAGSFQTQSKSCKIPGTKRPSSGSLSPKTRSPLASLPVNTVKSYSEDQTKSRKPGRSSTVAIPFNLKVDVGSRNEVFLNDEFPFSELWAGPAYSNSPSPSSLPMPKFSLRPKRTASLEFPASASDIDLRPVAKSAPASPTRERGPSPGIVFDSTDSATQTLRRMLNLEIIDG